From Miscanthus floridulus cultivar M001 chromosome 15, ASM1932011v1, whole genome shotgun sequence, the proteins below share one genomic window:
- the LOC136507047 gene encoding BURP domain-containing protein 6-like, translated as MHPSALLIMVAAIAAPACATTAVTTPAARFWEENLPGTPMPPTIAELVQKGTDHSPLKQPSSSPQVYQPDACLGYSYRITCSPSAAVAATGVFFRQENVALGSVMTVHFPPVDLPAILPRADAEKAPFANVSDVLATFSIASGSSRESNVRTTISACQAPPLAGERQTCATSLEGAVRAAARMLGTSAARLSVAASALTPREGLPRQEYEVVAVAPLGGGRHVTCHDDPFPYAVYRCHMEKEASTGAYVLTLRCLQYGSGAPVVVDMVAVCHLDTSNWSSAHPAFETLNLRPGGAPVCHFMPYADLLFTEKAANA; from the coding sequence ATGCACCCGTCAGCGCTTCTTATCATGGTGGCCGCCATCGCCGCCCCAGCCTGCGCCACCACCGCCGTTACCACTCCGGCGGCGAGGTTCTGGGAGGAGAACCTCCCGGGCACGCCAATGCCGCCGACCATCGCGGAACTCGTCCAGAAAGGCACCGACCACTCGCCGCTCAAGCAGCCGTCGTCCTCCCCACAAGTGTACCAGCCCGACGCGTGCCTCGGCTACAGCTACCGGATCACCTGCAGCCCGAGCGCGGCCGTAGCGGCGACGGGCGTCTTCTTCCGCCAGGAGAACGTGGCCCTCGGCAGCGTCATGACGGTGCACTTCCCGCCCGTCGACCTGCCGGCCATCCTCCCGCGGGCCGACGCCGAGAAGGCCCCCTTCGCCAACGTCAGCGACGTGCTGGCCACGTTCTCCATCGCGTCGGGCTCCTCCAGGGAGTCAAATGTGCGCACAACCATAAGCGCGTGCCAGGCGCCGCCGCTCGCCGGCGAGCGCCAGACCTGCGCCACGTCCCTGGAGGGCGCCGTGCGCGCCGCCGCGCGCATGCTAGGTACGAGCGCGGCGAGGCTGTCGGTGGCCGCGTCCGCGCTGACACCGCGCGAGGGCCTGCCGCGGCAGGAGTACGAGGTCGTTGCGGTGGCTCCGCTCGGCGGTGGCCGCCATGTGACTTGTCACGATGACCCGTTCCCGTACGCCGTCTACAGGTGCCACATGGAGAAGGAGGCGTCCACTGGGGCGTACGTGCTCACGCTCCGATGTCTCCAGTATGGCAGCGGGGCCCCGGTGGTGGTCGACATGGTGGCCGTCTGCCACCTCGACACCTCCAACTGGAGCTCGGCTCACCCGGCGTTCGAGACGCTGAACCTCCGGCCCGGCGGCGCGCCGGTGTGCCACTTCATGCCGTACGCGGATCTGTTGTTCACTGAGAAGGCGGCCAACGCCTAA